Proteins encoded by one window of Verrucomicrobiia bacterium:
- a CDS encoding MMPL family transporter codes for MRGWRWLIGGALGLLLAAGLLRLRLDTDVLGLLPDDLPTVAALKLQDRHFTPQRDLVLGIEGDDPDVNREAARTVAEALRGVPGLVRWAVWTAPWEEHPEDAIETVAFAWLQGEPAEVERLVARLAPDPLAATLAAARRELATALSPDLLARRGYDPMRLLEGPGGDEGAGPIPLRFARDDGRWRWVHVTPPARLAGYRETREWLRQVRSVVDGVRQSGFPEEDLQFRYTGGPAFTAEISAGMERDMRRSALGTAAFIAIAFGWMHRRLRPLAWLLALLALTLVATLSAGGLVLGRLNAVSLGFAAILLGLAADFGLVLYQEAAAHPEAAPDTVRRRVGPGIAWAAATTAAAFGMLGFSGLPGLVQLGVLVAGGALLGAGILLAFYPGRIRVDRSHAPPGRGLHLPDRAAWVLTILLPVVAGGVLAVAGWPRIDRTADPLRPGRSEAQDAWDEMARAQGTDWTRVRWLVASGPDVGSVAAQLRVAERRLEDAARAGASIRHQLPTALWPDPERQAINRPRLAALGLERERLRSAVLEAGFTEEAFRTADALLEFWVRAAPDTGVTWPAGDSNAWLLSRFTARDPTSRTGDVWLALGMVQSDPGPGMGEWQAPLRSDGISIGGWESLGEELIDRVASRLVWVGGLCTLVWAILLWLAFRSVLGVVLAAAGVGGGTLLLLAWMAVAGWEWNLMNLMALPLLVGAGTDYAIHLQLALRRHGGDLAAVQRTVGRAILLCAATTAVGFASLSGSNNAGLASLGSVCAAGLICIYLVSGQLLPAWWRRWHRKADPRPSELYGPRTWRAACRLARTFPRPWLRRAAAVVALTYAALRPGRRRVVAGNLLPLVNGDVRAARRAAWRVFARFGGKLVDLWGCESGATVDRWFATFSGWEHLVAARERGRGVLLVTLHVGNWELGAPLLASRGIPVVVISGPEPGAGFTEHRRAARAQRGIETVIVGEDPFDAVEISRRLRDGAVVALLMDRPPPARSVAVQWFGRPFAASVAVAELARATGCTVLPTVMVEVEGRYAAQLYPPVPYDAASLRPRENQGRFTEDILRAFEPALRQHPDQWFHFVPVWPSSP; via the coding sequence ATGAGAGGCTGGCGATGGCTGATCGGCGGGGCGTTGGGGCTGCTGCTGGCGGCGGGGCTGCTTCGATTACGGCTCGACACGGACGTGCTCGGGCTGCTTCCCGACGATCTTCCGACCGTGGCGGCGCTGAAGCTGCAGGATCGACACTTCACTCCCCAGCGCGACCTCGTGCTGGGAATTGAAGGGGACGATCCGGACGTCAACCGGGAAGCCGCACGGACCGTGGCCGAGGCCCTGAGGGGCGTTCCGGGACTGGTCCGATGGGCGGTCTGGACCGCCCCCTGGGAGGAACATCCCGAGGACGCCATCGAGACGGTGGCCTTCGCATGGCTGCAGGGCGAACCCGCGGAGGTCGAACGCCTCGTCGCCCGCCTGGCCCCGGACCCGTTGGCGGCAACGCTTGCCGCCGCGCGTCGGGAACTGGCTACGGCGCTGTCCCCGGACCTCCTCGCCCGGCGCGGGTACGATCCCATGCGGCTCCTCGAGGGACCGGGCGGGGATGAAGGAGCGGGGCCGATACCGCTTCGCTTCGCCCGGGACGATGGCCGGTGGCGATGGGTGCATGTCACGCCGCCGGCGCGGCTCGCCGGATACCGGGAGACCCGCGAATGGCTCCGGCAGGTGCGTTCGGTGGTGGACGGCGTGCGGCAAAGCGGCTTCCCGGAGGAGGACCTGCAGTTCCGGTACACGGGCGGGCCCGCCTTCACGGCCGAGATCTCCGCGGGGATGGAACGGGACATGCGACGCTCCGCCCTGGGTACGGCGGCGTTCATTGCGATCGCCTTCGGCTGGATGCATCGGCGCCTCCGACCGCTGGCCTGGCTTCTCGCGCTGCTGGCACTCACCCTCGTGGCCACGCTGTCGGCGGGCGGCCTGGTGCTCGGACGGCTCAATGCGGTGAGTCTCGGATTCGCGGCCATCCTGCTCGGCCTGGCCGCGGACTTCGGCCTGGTGCTGTACCAGGAGGCGGCGGCGCATCCGGAGGCGGCGCCCGATACCGTTCGGCGCCGGGTGGGGCCGGGCATCGCGTGGGCGGCGGCCACCACGGCGGCGGCCTTCGGGATGCTGGGCTTCAGCGGCCTGCCCGGGCTGGTCCAGTTGGGCGTGCTGGTGGCGGGCGGAGCCCTGCTGGGCGCGGGAATCCTGCTCGCGTTCTATCCCGGACGGATCCGGGTGGATCGAAGTCATGCGCCGCCCGGGCGCGGACTGCACCTGCCGGACCGGGCGGCATGGGTGTTGACGATCCTGCTGCCGGTGGTCGCCGGAGGGGTTCTCGCGGTGGCCGGCTGGCCGCGAATCGATCGCACGGCCGATCCCCTGCGCCCCGGCCGCAGCGAGGCGCAGGACGCATGGGATGAGATGGCCCGGGCGCAGGGCACCGACTGGACGCGGGTCCGATGGTTGGTGGCGTCGGGGCCGGATGTGGGATCCGTCGCGGCGCAATTGCGGGTTGCCGAACGCCGTTTGGAGGATGCTGCCCGGGCCGGAGCGTCGATCCGCCACCAGCTTCCGACGGCGCTGTGGCCGGATCCCGAACGCCAGGCGATCAACCGTCCCCGCCTCGCCGCGCTGGGGCTCGAGCGGGAACGCCTTCGCTCCGCCGTGCTGGAGGCGGGATTCACCGAGGAGGCGTTCCGGACGGCGGACGCGCTCCTGGAGTTCTGGGTCCGCGCGGCTCCGGATACCGGTGTGACCTGGCCCGCAGGCGACTCGAATGCCTGGCTGCTGTCCCGGTTCACCGCGCGGGACCCGACGTCCCGAACCGGCGACGTGTGGCTGGCGTTGGGCATGGTGCAGTCCGATCCGGGCCCGGGGATGGGCGAATGGCAGGCGCCGTTGCGGAGCGACGGGATTTCGATCGGCGGCTGGGAGAGCCTGGGTGAGGAATTGATCGACCGGGTGGCCTCGCGACTGGTCTGGGTCGGGGGGCTGTGCACGCTGGTCTGGGCGATCCTTCTGTGGCTGGCGTTTCGGTCCGTGCTCGGCGTGGTGCTGGCAGCGGCCGGGGTGGGGGGCGGCACGCTGCTGTTGCTGGCCTGGATGGCCGTGGCGGGTTGGGAATGGAACCTGATGAACCTGATGGCCCTGCCGCTGCTCGTGGGGGCGGGCACCGACTACGCCATCCATCTGCAACTGGCGTTGCGGCGGCACGGCGGGGACCTGGCGGCGGTCCAGCGCACCGTCGGCCGGGCCATCCTGCTTTGCGCCGCCACCACGGCGGTTGGATTCGCCTCCCTGTCGGGATCGAACAACGCCGGGCTGGCGAGTCTGGGAAGCGTCTGCGCGGCCGGGTTGATCTGCATTTATCTCGTCTCCGGCCAACTGCTCCCCGCGTGGTGGCGCCGGTGGCATCGGAAGGCGGATCCGCGCCCTTCGGAGTTGTATGGCCCGCGAACCTGGCGGGCCGCGTGCCGGCTGGCGCGGACGTTCCCCCGCCCGTGGCTGCGACGGGCGGCGGCGGTGGTGGCGCTGACCTACGCAGCCCTCCGACCGGGACGACGTCGCGTGGTGGCCGGGAATCTCCTTCCCCTGGTGAATGGCGACGTCCGGGCCGCCCGGCGAGCGGCCTGGCGGGTGTTTGCGCGGTTCGGTGGAAAGCTGGTGGACCTGTGGGGCTGCGAATCGGGTGCAACCGTGGACCGCTGGTTCGCCACGTTCTCCGGGTGGGAGCACCTGGTGGCGGCCCGGGAACGGGGGCGGGGCGTGCTCCTCGTGACCCTGCACGTGGGCAACTGGGAACTGGGGGCGCCGTTGCTCGCCTCGCGCGGCATTCCTGTGGTGGTCATCAGCGGCCCGGAACCGGGAGCGGGGTTCACCGAACACCGCCGAGCGGCCCGGGCGCAGCGGGGGATCGAGACGGTGATCGTCGGCGAGGACCCGTTCGATGCGGTCGAAATCAGCCGTCGGCTGCGGGACGGCGCCGTGGTGGCCCTGCTCATGGACCGGCCGCCACCCGCCCGGTCCGTGGCGGTGCAGTGGTTCGGCCGTCCCTTTGCCGCGTCGGTGGCGGTCGCCGAACTGGCCCGCGCCACCGGTTGCACGGTGCTGCCCACGGTGATGGTCGAGGTCGAGGGCCGGTACGCCGCCCAGTTGTATCCGCCGGTGCCCTACGATGCGGCGTCCCTGCGCCCGCGCGAAAACCAGGGTCGGTTCACGGAGGACATCCTGCGTGCCTTCGAGCCCGCGCTGCGGCAGCATCCGGACCAATGGTTTCACTTCGTTCCCGTCTGGCCGTCCTCGCCCTGA
- a CDS encoding outer membrane lipoprotein carrier protein LolA: protein MVSLRSRLAVLALTVTASLSGVAGAATEDWVERWLERRREVRTWSAGFTQTRSFKALAQPLVTTGRVWFATPDRFRWELGEPVESVAVRQGDGIVLLYPPLGRAERYSLTGEGPWRQAVALLEAGFPDSREAFRRRFRVASQRVEGDQVTLLLEPRTAAGRRWLSRLRIVLAVADLELRSAEMHFADGSSLLNEFSGGRINPSLDPDLFSLELDPAIRVVEPQRREGP, encoded by the coding sequence ATGGTTTCACTTCGTTCCCGTCTGGCCGTCCTCGCCCTGACCGTGACGGCGTCGCTGTCCGGCGTCGCCGGGGCGGCCACGGAGGACTGGGTGGAACGCTGGCTGGAACGGCGGCGGGAGGTTCGGACGTGGTCGGCCGGGTTCACCCAGACCCGCAGCTTCAAGGCGCTCGCCCAACCGCTGGTCACGACCGGTCGGGTCTGGTTCGCCACCCCCGACCGGTTCCGCTGGGAATTGGGCGAGCCGGTCGAATCGGTGGCTGTGCGCCAGGGGGACGGGATCGTCCTGCTCTACCCGCCGCTCGGCCGGGCGGAACGCTACTCCCTCACGGGCGAAGGTCCGTGGCGTCAGGCGGTTGCCCTGCTCGAGGCCGGGTTCCCGGATTCCCGCGAGGCGTTCCGGCGCCGGTTCCGGGTGGCGTCGCAACGGGTCGAAGGGGATCAGGTGACCCTGCTGCTCGAACCTCGGACCGCCGCCGGCCGCCGCTGGCTCAGCCGCCTTCGAATCGTGCTGGCCGTCGCGGATCTCGAACTGCGGTCGGCGGAGATGCATTTCGCGGACGGTTCGTCGCTGCTCAATGAGTTCAGCGGCGGCCGGATCAATCCGTCACTGGATCCCGACCTGTTCTCGCTGGAACTGGACCCCGCCATTCGCGTGGTCGAACCGCAGCGTCGGGAGGGGCCGTGA
- a CDS encoding beta-hydroxyacyl-ACP dehydratase produces MEHALSRLPHGPSFRFVDRLTSLEPGVRGAGEYRVRGDEPFLAGHFPDAPLFPGVLLIEACAQLAGIVAQSDPGRVPLTNLKLAAVRGARLLGSAVPGEIVAVTAEVTGRLGPLIQARAAAHVRGVPVARCELTLAGDASPDHATSPAR; encoded by the coding sequence CTGGAACACGCCCTGTCACGCCTTCCCCACGGGCCGTCCTTTCGTTTTGTCGATCGGTTGACCTCTCTCGAACCCGGGGTCCGCGGCGCCGGCGAATACCGGGTGCGCGGCGACGAACCGTTCCTCGCCGGGCACTTCCCGGATGCGCCCCTCTTTCCCGGCGTCCTGCTCATCGAGGCCTGCGCCCAGCTCGCCGGGATCGTGGCCCAGAGCGACCCCGGCCGGGTGCCCCTGACGAACCTCAAGCTGGCGGCGGTCCGCGGTGCCCGGTTGCTCGGTTCCGCCGTTCCGGGAGAAATCGTCGCGGTCACCGCCGAGGTCACCGGGCGCCTTGGACCCCTGATCCAGGCGCGGGCCGCGGCGCATGTCCGGGGCGTCCCGGTGGCTCGTTGTGAACTGACGCTGGCCGGCGACGCCTCACCCGATCACGCCACGTCGCCCGCGAGGTAG
- a CDS encoding long-chain fatty acid--CoA ligase: MLYDRWRQVVQARSREVAVVDLAEGQSLTFNELDGAAGRRPATAGLALPSGTTTGFVLTVLRAWRDDRPVCPLDRGQSLDRMPAVPTGVAHLKLTSATTGPPRLVAFTAQQLAADADQIVAGMGLNAESPNLGVISLAHSYGFSNLVLPLLLHGIPLILGESPLPEAIRRAAVNRPPLTLPAVPALWRSWHDADAIPANVRLAISAGAPLSVALEESVFRRQGLKIHNFYGATECGGIAYDATAIPRRGDGGVGTTLPGVRVGLDPDGCLEVRSPSVALGYVPPEPAHLGHGRYRSRDVAELDEAGVRLLGRLGDLINLAGRKVAPETVEAVLATHPDVEACLVFGAPDLRDVREERLVAVIAPRPRATVSESDLRAHALRRLPAWQVPREWRWVAAIPVNGRGKVSRLAWRQRYLAGDVA, from the coding sequence ATGCTCTACGATCGGTGGCGCCAGGTCGTTCAGGCCCGATCCCGTGAGGTGGCGGTGGTGGACCTGGCGGAAGGGCAAAGTCTGACCTTCAACGAACTCGACGGCGCGGCCGGAAGGCGTCCCGCCACCGCAGGTCTGGCACTCCCGTCCGGAACCACGACCGGGTTCGTGCTGACCGTGCTGCGTGCGTGGCGGGACGACCGGCCCGTCTGCCCGTTGGACCGTGGACAGAGCCTTGACCGGATGCCGGCTGTGCCGACCGGGGTGGCGCATCTGAAGCTCACGTCGGCGACCACCGGCCCCCCCCGCCTGGTGGCCTTCACGGCGCAACAGCTCGCGGCCGATGCGGACCAGATCGTCGCCGGGATGGGGTTAAACGCCGAAAGCCCGAACCTCGGGGTCATCTCGCTGGCGCACTCGTACGGTTTCTCGAATCTCGTGCTGCCCCTGCTGCTCCACGGGATTCCCCTGATCCTCGGCGAGTCGCCCCTGCCGGAAGCAATTCGGCGGGCTGCGGTCAACCGGCCGCCCCTGACTCTTCCCGCGGTCCCGGCCCTGTGGCGAAGCTGGCACGATGCGGACGCCATTCCGGCCAATGTCCGGCTCGCGATCTCGGCCGGGGCGCCGTTGTCCGTTGCGCTCGAGGAGTCCGTCTTCCGCAGGCAGGGCCTGAAGATCCACAACTTCTACGGCGCCACCGAGTGCGGCGGGATTGCCTACGACGCCACCGCGATCCCGAGGCGCGGCGACGGAGGGGTCGGAACGACGCTGCCCGGAGTTCGTGTCGGCCTGGACCCCGATGGCTGCCTCGAAGTCAGGAGCCCGTCGGTGGCGCTCGGCTACGTGCCTCCCGAGCCCGCCCATCTCGGGCATGGACGCTACCGCTCCCGGGACGTCGCCGAACTCGACGAAGCCGGGGTGCGGTTGCTGGGGCGGCTCGGCGACCTGATCAACCTGGCGGGACGCAAGGTGGCCCCGGAGACCGTCGAGGCCGTGCTGGCCACCCACCCGGATGTCGAAGCGTGCCTGGTGTTCGGCGCACCGGATCTCCGGGATGTCCGTGAAGAGCGCCTCGTCGCCGTGATTGCACCCCGTCCGCGGGCGACGGTGTCGGAGTCGGACCTCCGCGCCCATGCGCTCCGGCGTCTGCCGGCATGGCAGGTGCCGCGCGAGTGGCGGTGGGTGGCGGCGATTCCGGTCAATGGCCGGGGCAAGGTCTCACGGCTCGCCTGGCGGCAACGCTACCTCGCGGGCGACGTGGCGTGA
- a CDS encoding MBL fold metallo-hydrolase translates to MKIQVLGAAGGEVTGSAYLVRTAHATVLVDAGLFQGADSDDGRNTWPAEVPPSSIDAVVLTHAHLDHTGRLPLLVKLGYEGPVFSTPATMELAGIILLDSAKLQAQDAIRINRKRERAGEDPVQPLYGPEHVEPLADLARTHPLATPFEVARGVRGRFFEAGHILGSASLELIVDDAGTTRTLVFSGDLGPTTLPILREFAPPERADWVFLESTYGDRDHRGYPETVAEFTGIVSGVVQQGGKILVPTFAVGRAQQILYHLAVLFRDGTLPRFPVILDSPMAVEATRVYVRHPELFDEEMQALSDRGVEPFHAAHFRATVTAEESKTLNDLAGPCVILAGSGMCTGGRILHHLKQNLWKPDTHVLIVGYQARGSLGRRLVEREEHVSIHGERIAVRGRIHTLGGFSAHAGRSDLLKWFSHLAPSRPRVILTHGEDAPRRALAERIQSDFRLDCHLPDLGETLE, encoded by the coding sequence ATGAAGATCCAAGTCCTCGGCGCCGCCGGCGGCGAAGTCACCGGCTCCGCCTATCTCGTTCGCACCGCGCACGCCACCGTGCTGGTCGATGCCGGTCTCTTTCAAGGGGCGGACTCCGACGACGGCCGCAATACCTGGCCGGCCGAGGTGCCGCCATCCTCGATCGATGCCGTGGTGCTGACCCATGCCCACCTCGACCACACGGGGCGCCTCCCGCTCCTGGTGAAGCTGGGATACGAGGGCCCGGTGTTCTCGACGCCGGCCACCATGGAACTGGCCGGCATCATCCTGCTGGATTCGGCCAAGCTCCAGGCGCAGGACGCCATCCGGATCAATCGCAAGCGGGAACGGGCCGGCGAAGACCCCGTTCAACCCCTGTACGGACCGGAACACGTCGAGCCCCTGGCCGACCTGGCCCGCACCCACCCGCTGGCCACCCCGTTCGAGGTGGCTCGCGGGGTCAGGGGCCGGTTCTTCGAGGCCGGCCATATCCTCGGGTCCGCAAGCCTCGAACTGATCGTGGACGACGCCGGCACGACGCGGACCCTGGTCTTCTCCGGGGATCTTGGCCCCACCACCCTGCCGATCCTTCGTGAATTCGCACCCCCCGAACGGGCCGACTGGGTGTTCCTCGAATCCACCTACGGCGACCGCGACCATCGCGGCTACCCGGAAACGGTCGCCGAGTTCACCGGCATCGTCTCCGGCGTCGTGCAGCAGGGAGGCAAGATCCTCGTGCCCACCTTCGCCGTCGGTCGCGCCCAGCAGATCCTCTATCACCTCGCCGTCCTCTTTCGTGACGGCACCCTCCCGCGGTTCCCCGTCATCCTCGACAGTCCCATGGCGGTCGAGGCGACGCGCGTGTATGTGCGGCATCCGGAGCTGTTCGATGAGGAAATGCAGGCACTCAGCGACCGCGGTGTGGAACCGTTCCACGCCGCCCATTTCCGCGCGACGGTCACCGCCGAGGAGTCGAAGACGCTCAACGATCTTGCCGGGCCGTGTGTCATCCTCGCCGGATCGGGCATGTGCACCGGCGGACGCATCCTGCACCATCTCAAGCAGAACCTCTGGAAGCCCGACACCCATGTGCTGATCGTCGGCTACCAGGCCCGGGGCTCCCTCGGACGCCGCCTCGTCGAGCGCGAGGAACACGTCAGCATCCATGGCGAACGCATCGCCGTCCGGGGCCGGATCCACACGCTCGGCGGCTTCAGCGCCCATGCCGGCCGAAGCGACCTGCTCAAGTGGTTCTCCCACCTCGCACCCTCCCGGCCCAGGGTGATCCTCACCCACGGCGAAGACGCACCCCGCCGCGCCCTGGCGGAACGCATTCAGTCGGACTTCCGTCTGGACTGTCACCTGCCCGATCTCGGGGAGACACTGGAGTAG
- a CDS encoding sigma 54-interacting transcriptional regulator has protein sequence MPWSTEAKVRAGFAVALTLLLLVDTVALLSVRRLTRTVHWQVQAYKVLEDLDELLSLLQDAETGQRGFLLTGEEHYLEPYRTSVTGIHRDVLELRELTADNPAYQRQLDHLEPLVERKLSELQATLDLHRSHGIDAALELVRTGDGKESMDGIRAVIATLKQAETALLSGREASARTGARRATTIILAGNALGLALLAVAFAVIRRDERQRRAAETDLRRAHDLLEIRVAERTSELSLANTHLRSEIEHRARAETKLEDALHRLESSRDDLISILDQLAVAAAITDPEGRVTFLSRAARRSFGRNPEAFVGKPWEDLFPFRDDDKARLYQLMARPVAERGRAPVRIEVAPGRHWWMEVEIQDDPREPRRRIFFFHDVTALYDLRRQLDEKGRFHDLVGRSEPAQQVFQQIRQLAAVDSTVLIEGETGTGKELAARAIHHHSPRAHRPFVAVNLAGLSSSLLSSQLFGHKRGAFTGAVADHHGYFEAAHGGTLFLDEIGDMPAEAQTALLRVLQEREVVRLGETRPRKVDVRVLAATQHDLARAVEQGRFRSDLLYRVRVGRIVLPPLRNRREDIPLLVTHFLAQCRAATGRPIDHISHEAMTILLDHSWPGNVRELKGAIEFATIRCTGAVLQASDLPPEILDSPPRLPPHPERSPDPRQRVLDALERAGGNRTDAARTLGISRATLYRRLTRLGIPHRETDADTQPKPAE, from the coding sequence ATGCCCTGGTCCACCGAAGCCAAAGTCCGCGCCGGATTCGCCGTCGCCCTCACGCTCCTGCTCCTTGTGGACACCGTCGCCCTGCTCAGCGTGCGCCGACTGACCCGCACCGTTCACTGGCAGGTGCAGGCCTACAAGGTCCTCGAGGACCTCGACGAACTGCTTTCGCTCCTCCAGGACGCCGAAACGGGCCAGCGCGGCTTCCTCCTCACCGGCGAGGAACACTACCTCGAACCCTACCGCACCAGTGTCACCGGCATCCACCGGGACGTCCTCGAACTCCGCGAACTCACCGCCGACAACCCCGCCTACCAGCGCCAGCTCGACCACCTCGAACCGCTCGTCGAACGAAAGCTCTCCGAACTCCAGGCCACCCTGGATCTGCATCGATCGCACGGAATCGACGCCGCCCTCGAATTGGTGCGCACTGGCGACGGCAAGGAGTCCATGGACGGGATCCGCGCCGTGATCGCCACCCTGAAGCAGGCCGAAACCGCCCTGCTGAGCGGGCGGGAAGCGTCGGCCAGGACCGGCGCCCGCAGGGCCACCACCATCATCCTCGCCGGCAATGCCCTCGGTCTCGCCCTCCTCGCCGTCGCGTTCGCGGTCATCCGTCGGGATGAACGCCAGCGTCGAGCCGCCGAGACCGACTTGCGCCGCGCTCATGACCTCCTTGAGATCCGCGTCGCTGAACGCACTTCGGAACTCTCCCTCGCCAATACTCACCTCCGTTCGGAGATCGAACACCGCGCCCGCGCCGAGACGAAACTGGAGGATGCCCTTCATCGCCTCGAATCCAGCCGCGATGACCTCATCTCCATCCTGGACCAGCTCGCCGTCGCCGCCGCCATCACCGACCCCGAGGGCCGCGTGACCTTCCTCAGCCGGGCGGCCCGGCGCAGCTTCGGCCGGAATCCCGAGGCGTTTGTCGGAAAGCCCTGGGAAGATCTCTTCCCCTTCCGCGACGACGACAAGGCCCGCCTGTACCAACTCATGGCCCGACCCGTCGCCGAGCGCGGCCGGGCCCCGGTCCGCATCGAAGTGGCGCCCGGCCGCCACTGGTGGATGGAGGTCGAGATCCAGGACGATCCGCGCGAACCCCGCCGCCGCATCTTCTTCTTCCACGACGTCACGGCTCTCTATGACCTGCGGCGCCAGCTCGACGAGAAGGGCCGTTTCCATGATCTGGTCGGGCGGAGTGAACCCGCCCAGCAGGTGTTCCAACAGATCCGGCAGCTCGCCGCTGTGGACAGCACCGTTCTCATCGAGGGCGAAACCGGGACGGGCAAGGAGCTCGCCGCCCGCGCCATCCATCACCACAGCCCGCGTGCCCACCGGCCCTTTGTCGCGGTCAACCTCGCCGGCCTGTCCAGTTCGCTCCTCAGCAGCCAGTTGTTTGGTCACAAACGCGGCGCCTTCACCGGTGCCGTCGCCGATCACCACGGCTATTTCGAAGCCGCTCACGGCGGAACCCTCTTCCTGGACGAAATCGGCGACATGCCCGCCGAAGCGCAGACGGCCCTCCTGCGCGTCCTTCAGGAACGGGAAGTCGTCCGCCTCGGCGAAACCCGGCCCCGCAAAGTCGATGTCCGCGTCCTCGCCGCCACCCAGCACGACCTCGCCCGGGCCGTCGAACAGGGCCGCTTCCGGTCCGATCTTCTCTACCGGGTCCGGGTCGGACGCATCGTGCTTCCACCCCTCCGCAACCGGCGCGAGGATATCCCTCTCCTGGTGACCCATTTTCTCGCCCAGTGCCGCGCCGCCACGGGCCGGCCCATCGACCACATCAGCCACGAGGCGATGACCATCCTTCTCGATCATTCCTGGCCCGGAAACGTGCGCGAACTCAAAGGCGCCATCGAATTCGCCACCATCCGCTGCACCGGAGCGGTTCTCCAGGCCTCGGACCTGCCTCCGGAAATCCTCGATTCCCCGCCCCGCTTACCGCCCCATCCCGAGCGCTCTCCCGACCCGCGCCAACGTGTCCTCGATGCCCTCGAACGAGCCGGCGGCAATCGCACCGATGCCGCCCGCACCCTCGGCATCAGTCGCGCCACGCTCTACCGCCGCCTCACCCGACTCGGCATCCCGCACCGCGAGACCGACGCGGACACCCAGCCCAAGCCGGCGGAATAG
- a CDS encoding PKD domain-containing protein, with the protein MKTNPTFATFLLVAATTISSEAAHRLLPNPAQPGAAFGTAVALRNGLAAVGAPRELDASGTRQAGAVYVATADGSLAWRLTPSDAAARYQFGRALALDGDTLVIGAWYAAYVFRYDAATSQWFEEARLEQSCSQGKFGASVALSGDRLLIGSPHIGCLGGSTKGHVFFYRHTGGGVWQLERRFGGDIPATGDYFGWSVALEGDLAVVGSPYSARVNLYRHTGTAWVEDGTLRYPFSQTSSGFGWDVALRDGRLLVGAPSDNTRQSGAGGAFVYRRDGTSWVFEAGLLPPSTSPAQKLTGSYYGTSVALSGDLLAMGGPQADATRQQDGAVVVFGRHNGSWTLITTLTAAPLAGSYDALGTALDLDGPSLLAGAPGHDGAGLDVGAAYLFPVVNEPPPPPPPPPPPNDPPKASFTVVTDGLTAHFDASASYDPDGIIADYSWTFGDKTGGKGVLISHTYAVPDLYTVYLRVTDNGGKVHTVSALVPISDGSGIVLTAHGTKFQGGLQRAHLAWSNAASAHVEVFRDGLRIATVPNNGKYTDPIDRRGRGTYIYRVCEPGAQACSNPATVVFD; encoded by the coding sequence ATGAAAACGAATCCCACGTTCGCCACCTTCCTCCTTGTCGCCGCGACCACCATATCCAGTGAGGCCGCCCATCGCCTCCTCCCGAACCCGGCCCAACCCGGAGCCGCGTTCGGCACCGCGGTCGCCCTGCGCAACGGACTCGCCGCCGTGGGCGCGCCAAGGGAACTCGATGCCTCCGGCACCCGGCAGGCCGGGGCCGTCTATGTCGCCACCGCCGACGGTTCCCTTGCCTGGCGTCTGACCCCCTCCGATGCCGCAGCCCGGTACCAGTTCGGTCGCGCCCTGGCCCTCGATGGAGACACCCTGGTCATCGGCGCCTGGTACGCCGCCTACGTGTTCCGGTACGATGCCGCCACCTCCCAGTGGTTCGAGGAGGCCCGGCTCGAACAGTCCTGCAGCCAGGGAAAGTTCGGCGCCTCGGTCGCCCTCAGCGGTGACCGCCTCCTCATCGGATCGCCCCATATCGGCTGCCTCGGAGGCTCCACCAAGGGCCACGTCTTCTTCTACCGCCACACCGGAGGCGGTGTCTGGCAGCTCGAACGTCGCTTCGGCGGCGACATCCCCGCCACCGGCGACTACTTCGGCTGGTCGGTTGCCCTCGAAGGGGATCTGGCCGTCGTCGGATCCCCCTACTCCGCGCGCGTCAACCTGTACCGCCACACCGGAACAGCCTGGGTGGAGGATGGCACCCTCCGCTACCCCTTCTCCCAGACGTCCTCGGGATTCGGCTGGGATGTCGCCCTCCGGGACGGACGCCTGCTCGTCGGTGCACCCTCCGACAACACCCGCCAGTCCGGGGCGGGCGGCGCCTTTGTCTATCGCCGTGACGGCACCTCCTGGGTTTTTGAAGCGGGCCTGCTGCCACCCTCAACAAGCCCTGCCCAGAAACTCACCGGCTCCTACTATGGCACCTCCGTCGCCCTCTCCGGAGATCTCCTCGCCATGGGAGGGCCCCAGGCCGACGCCACCCGGCAGCAGGACGGCGCGGTCGTCGTCTTCGGACGCCACAACGGTTCCTGGACGCTGATCACCACGCTGACCGCCGCCCCGCTGGCAGGCTCCTATGATGCCCTCGGAACGGCACTCGACCTCGACGGGCCCAGCCTCCTCGCGGGAGCACCCGGTCACGACGGAGCCGGACTCGACGTGGGCGCCGCATACCTCTTCCCCGTCGTCAACGAACCCCCGCCCCCGCCGCCGCCCCCACCCCCGCCCAACGATCCCCCGAAGGCCTCGTTTACCGTGGTCACCGACGGACTCACCGCCCACTTCGATGCCAGCGCCTCCTACGATCCCGACGGCATTATCGCGGATTACTCATGGACCTTCGGCGACAAGACCGGTGGCAAGGGCGTCCTCATCTCCCACACCTACGCCGTCCCTGATCTCTACACTGTTTATCTCCGCGTCACCGACAACGGTGGAAAGGTTCATACCGTCTCCGCCCTGGTCCCCATCAGCGACGGCTCCGGCATCGTCCTGACGGCCCACGGCACCAAGTTCCAGGGCGGACTTCAGCGGGCGCACCTGGCATGGTCCAACGCGGCGTCCGCCCATGTGGAAGTCTTCCGGGACGGTCTCCGCATCGCCACCGTCCCCAATAACGGCAAGTACACCGACCCCATCGACCGCCGCGGGCGGGGCACCTACATCTACCGTGTCTGCGAGCCGGGCGCCCAGGCGTGCTCCAACCCAGCCACCGTGGTCTTCGACTAG